From a single Oncorhynchus tshawytscha isolate Ot180627B unplaced genomic scaffold, Otsh_v2.0 Un_scaffold_17_pilon_pilon, whole genome shotgun sequence genomic region:
- the chrnb2 gene encoding LOW QUALITY PROTEIN: neuronal acetylcholine receptor subunit beta-2 (The sequence of the model RefSeq protein was modified relative to this genomic sequence to represent the inferred CDS: inserted 2 bases in 1 codon; deleted 1 base in 1 codon), with protein MGAWTLLLCLLAIVRGSLGADTEERLVEHLLNPAHYNKLIRPATNGSELVTVQLMVSLAQLISVHEREQVMTTNVWLTQEWQDYRLTWVPEEFDGMEKVRLPSKHIWLPDVVLYNNADGMYEVSFYSNAVVSHDGSIFWLPPAIYKSACKIEVKHFPFDQQNCTMRFRSWTYDRTEIDLILRSDVASMDDFTPSGEWDIIALPGRRNENPADPTYVDITYDFIIRRKPLFYTINLIIPCVLITSLAILVFYLPSDCGEKMTLCISVLLALTVFLLLISKIVPPTSLDVPLVGKYLMFTMVLVTFSIVTSVCVLNVHHRSPTTHTMPPWVKLVFLNKLPALLFMRQPQNSCERQKLRQRRRGQEQREGGRDGAPRGLMVGLGLGGGGGGTDNNDPCTCYVNRASVKQFVGELGGGAGEEEGRGSMEGLNGLREDREXGQGNRPRGKQVGGGPALTQAVLGQACPGLEEAVDGVRFIANHMKTEDDDQSVSEDWKYVAMVIDRLFLWIFIIVCVSGTVGMFLQPLFQNYTAKTITNTNG; from the exons GCAGCCTGGGGGCGGATACTGAAGAGCGGCTGGTGGAGCACCTGCTAAACCCCGCCCACTATAACAAACTGATCCGCCCAGCGACCAATGGTTCTGAGCTGGTGACAGTTCAGCTGATGGTGTCCCTGGCCCAGCTCATCAGTGTG CACGAGAGAGAGCAGGTCATGACCACCAACGTATGGCTCACACAG GAATGGCAGGACTACCGTCTGACTTGGGTCCCTGAGGAGTTTGATGGCATGGAGAAGGTCAGACTGCCTTCCAAACACATCTGGCTGCCCGATGTTGTGCTGTATAAcaa TGCTGACGGAATGTACGAGGTCTCCTTCTACTCCAACGCGGTGGTCTCCCATGACGGCAGTATCTTCTGGCTGCCTCCAGCCATCTACAAGTCAGCCTGTAAGATCGAGGTCAAACACTTCCCCTTCGACCAGCAGAACTGCACCATGAGGTTCCGCTCCTGGACCTACGACCGCACAGAGATCGACCTGATCCTGAGGTCCGACGTGGCCAGCATGGACGACTTCACACCCAGCGGAGAGTGGGACATCATCGCCCTGCCGGGGCGCCGCAACGAGAACCCTGCTGACCCCACCTACGTAGACATCACTTATGACTTCATCATCCGCAGGAAACCTCTGTTCTACACCATCAACCTCATCATCCCCTGTGTCCTCATCACTTCTCTGgctatcttagtgttctatctgCCCTCTGACTGTGGAGAGAAGATGACCCTGTGTATCTCTGTCCTGCTGGCCCTCACTGTGTTCCTCCTGCTGATCTCTAAGATCGTCCCCCCCACCTCCCTGGACGTTCCTCTGGTTGGGAAGTACCTGATGTTCACCATGGTCCTGGTGACCTTCTCTAttgtcaccagtgtgtgtgttctcaacGTGCACCACCgctcacccaccacacacaccatgccCCCCTGGGTCAAGCTGGTGTTCCTCAACAAATTACCTGCGCTGCTCTTCATGCGCCAGCCCCAGAACAGCTGCGAGCGTCAGAAGCTGCGCCAGCGACGGAGGGGCcaggagcagagggaggggggcagggaTGGGGCTCCA CGGGGGCTGATGGTGGGCCTGGGGCTGGGGGGCGGAGGGGGTGGCACGGATAACAACGACCCCTGTACGTGTTACGTGAACCGAGCGTCGGTGAAACAGTTTGTAGGAGAGCTGGGAGGGGGcgcgggggaggaggaggggagggggtcgaTGGAGGGGCTGAACGGGCTGAGGGAAGACAGGGA GGGGCAGGGGAACCGGCCCAGGGGGAAACAGGTAGGAGGGGGCCCAGCCCTGACCCAGGCCGTGCTAGGACAAGCCTGCCCTGGGTTGGAGGAGGCTGTCGACGGGGTCCGCTTCATCGCCAACCACATGAAGACTGAAGATGACGACCAGAGT GTGAGCGAGGACTGGAAGTATGTTGCCATGGTGATCGACCGTCTCTTCCTGTGGATCtttataattgtgtgtgtgtccggaACGGTCGGGATGTTCCTCCAGCCACTGTTCCAGAACTACACTGCCAAGACCATCACCAACACCAATGGCTGA